A single region of the Thermoanaerobacterium sp. PSU-2 genome encodes:
- a CDS encoding FAD:protein FMN transferase codes for MNHFIKKFVAIIVTMLISVSVVGCGNNDQQYTRTDFMMDTVMQVTAYGRNAKKAVDESMNKLKEIDNLMSSQKSGSDIQKINDNAGVKYVKVNPETFYVIKTALKYSKISGGYFDITIAPLVNLWGIGTDHAHVPTESQIKDAMKYINYKDVLLDEKNDEVKLSRKGMAIDLGGIAKGFAADELENIMKENGVKHALINLGGSSVYLYGSKPDGSNWNIGIQNPFGDKGTYFAIVSGKDMLIDTSGNYERYFIQNGKRYHHILNPFTGYPAESGVVSTTIVSTNIKSIDADALSTITFILGVDKGMKLIESMPGVDAIFVTPDYKVYATSGLKGKLKITDSRFKLYENR; via the coding sequence ATGAATCATTTTATAAAAAAATTTGTAGCAATTATTGTGACAATGCTTATCTCTGTATCCGTTGTAGGGTGTGGCAACAACGATCAACAGTATACACGTACTGATTTTATGATGGATACTGTCATGCAAGTTACTGCATACGGCAGAAATGCCAAAAAAGCAGTTGACGAGTCCATGAACAAATTGAAAGAAATCGACAACCTTATGAGCAGCCAGAAAAGCGGTAGCGACATACAAAAGATAAACGACAATGCTGGTGTAAAGTATGTGAAAGTAAATCCAGAGACATTTTACGTCATAAAGACGGCTTTAAAGTACAGCAAAATAAGTGGTGGATATTTCGATATAACTATCGCTCCGTTGGTGAATTTATGGGGTATCGGCACTGATCATGCCCATGTTCCGACGGAAAGCCAAATTAAGGATGCCATGAAATACATAAACTACAAAGACGTCTTGCTGGACGAAAAGAACGATGAAGTTAAATTAAGCAGAAAAGGCATGGCAATCGATTTGGGAGGAATTGCTAAAGGCTTTGCTGCTGATGAACTGGAAAATATCATGAAAGAAAATGGTGTAAAGCACGCGCTTATAAATTTAGGCGGCAGCAGCGTATACCTTTATGGTTCAAAGCCAGATGGCTCCAATTGGAATATAGGCATACAGAATCCTTTTGGAGATAAAGGTACGTATTTCGCCATTGTTTCAGGCAAAGATATGCTTATTGACACATCTGGCAATTATGAAAGATATTTTATTCAAAACGGAAAAAGATACCATCACATATTAAATCCTTTTACAGGGTATCCTGCAGAAAGCGGCGTCGTCAGTACAACAATAGTTTCTACTAATATTAAATCTATTGATGCTGATGCGTTATCTACAATCACCTTTATTTTAGGTGTTGATAAAGGGATGAAATTGATAGAGAGCATGCCTGGTGTTGATGCGATTTTTGTTACACCGGACTATAAGGTATATGCAACATCAGGACTTAAAGGTAAATTAAAGATAACAGATTCGAGGTTTAAGCTGTATGAAAATAGGTGA
- a CDS encoding polysaccharide deacetylase family protein, which translates to MIKFMIKIYILYLVLVALLPTMLGRIFHYNVIYTSRKKKVPWIAITFDDGPDPEYTPTLLSLLDKYNVKACFFLLADKVEKYPDLAKEIVNRGHEIGIHGYKHHINWFLGPIATYKELLKSVEIISQITGKYPSYYRPPWGLFTTFIYRYSKKLGIKIILWSYMSWDWKVKDPNLIVNRVLNKVKGGNILIFHDSSDNIGSDKEAPETMLIALDKIISGIKEKNLEIVDINKFIFS; encoded by the coding sequence ATGATAAAATTCATGATAAAAATTTACATACTTTACTTAGTCTTAGTAGCACTGCTTCCTACCATGCTGGGCCGTATTTTCCACTATAATGTCATATATACAAGCAGAAAAAAGAAAGTGCCATGGATAGCGATTACTTTTGATGACGGCCCAGATCCCGAATACACGCCTACACTTTTGTCCCTTCTGGATAAATACAATGTTAAAGCGTGCTTTTTTTTGTTGGCAGACAAAGTTGAGAAGTATCCAGATTTAGCCAAAGAAATCGTAAATAGAGGTCATGAGATAGGCATACACGGTTATAAGCATCACATAAACTGGTTTTTAGGACCTATTGCTACGTACAAGGAATTATTAAAATCGGTTGAAATTATCTCTCAGATTACCGGAAAGTATCCTTCATATTATAGGCCTCCATGGGGATTGTTTACAACTTTTATCTACCGGTACTCAAAAAAATTAGGCATCAAAATAATTTTATGGAGTTACATGAGCTGGGATTGGAAAGTAAAAGACCCAAATCTGATAGTAAATCGCGTATTAAACAAAGTAAAGGGCGGAAACATTTTAATATTTCACGACAGCAGCGACAACATAGGGTCAGACAAAGAAGCTCCTGAGACAATGCTTATAGCTCTTGATAAGATAATAAGTGGAATAAAAGAGAAGAACTTAGAGATTGTAGACATAAATAAATTTATCTTTTCGTAA
- a CDS encoding extracellular solute-binding protein, producing the protein MKKPFALFLILLIVVFLVTWPYYMYLYETGKINFTQTDDEDYRGIITFCDFPHWSTDDPIGFNFIKKKIQDFEYLHPGVIIEFEPIRNGNFYYDVNDIIGTDKPDIIPITSDSPFIYNDKLEPLDKFFGKSYKNSLKEDVLNGFMYNNSVYGIPLGMYTSVLYINSDLFSKKEVEVPQNGEWSYEEFLDDMAKLTYQEGKKEKKDFYGITMYMERSYNLWGFLMADGLNIINDKGIVSFKGLQAESGIKKLIELYAKSAIDPVSFGGDYSKVWDSFTVNKESAVLVDESYKVQYLKYLENKNKLFQFDIALYPEGDGDVPITISPKIYGYGITKQSDKKKLDMAFKFVKFIADSQESVEKIGFIPVIKDVPITDEIMKKIDMAVKYTDNIPKNWHDKNIMFNKALIDGLKNKESEKMILEKIQKALN; encoded by the coding sequence ATGAAAAAGCCTTTTGCTCTTTTTTTAATTTTATTGATTGTTGTTTTTTTAGTCACATGGCCATATTACATGTACTTGTATGAAACAGGCAAAATAAACTTTACACAGACAGATGATGAAGATTACAGGGGGATAATTACATTTTGCGATTTTCCCCATTGGTCAACTGATGATCCTATTGGTTTTAATTTTATAAAGAAAAAGATACAGGATTTCGAATATTTGCATCCAGGGGTTATAATTGAATTTGAGCCAATTAGAAATGGAAATTTTTATTATGATGTCAATGATATAATTGGCACGGATAAACCTGATATAATCCCTATAACTTCAGACAGTCCATTTATTTACAATGATAAATTAGAGCCACTTGACAAATTTTTTGGTAAAAGTTATAAGAATTCATTAAAAGAAGATGTCCTCAATGGATTTATGTATAATAATAGTGTTTATGGCATTCCTTTAGGGATGTACACAAGTGTCCTTTACATAAACAGCGATTTGTTCAGCAAAAAAGAAGTGGAAGTTCCTCAAAATGGAGAGTGGAGCTACGAAGAGTTTCTAGATGATATGGCTAAGCTTACATATCAAGAAGGCAAAAAAGAAAAAAAGGATTTCTATGGAATAACTATGTATATGGAAAGAAGCTATAATCTTTGGGGGTTTTTGATGGCAGACGGTTTAAATATAATCAACGATAAAGGGATAGTTTCCTTTAAGGGGCTGCAGGCGGAGTCTGGCATTAAAAAATTGATAGAATTGTACGCAAAAAGTGCGATAGATCCTGTGTCTTTTGGTGGTGATTACAGCAAAGTGTGGGATAGTTTTACAGTCAATAAAGAAAGCGCTGTCTTGGTCGATGAAAGTTACAAAGTCCAATACCTCAAATATCTTGAAAATAAGAATAAACTTTTTCAGTTTGATATTGCGTTGTATCCAGAAGGAGATGGCGATGTGCCTATCACAATATCTCCAAAAATTTACGGTTACGGCATCACAAAGCAGAGCGACAAAAAGAAATTGGATATGGCGTTTAAATTTGTAAAATTTATTGCAGATTCTCAAGAAAGCGTAGAGAAAATAGGGTTTATACCAGTCATAAAGGATGTACCTATAACCGACGAAATTATGAAAAAAATTGACATGGCAGTGAAATACACTGATAATATACCGAAGAATTGGCATGACAAAAATATCATGTTTAATAAAGCATTAATAGATGGATTAAAAAATAAAGAAAGCGAGAAAATGATTTTAGAAAAAATCCAAAAAGCATTAAATTAG
- a CDS encoding ferritin family protein: MENKESLMKVLSDGISSESLAIEQYMADLDKIRNPYVRNIFKKILSDEKSHQNSFKRAYDFFGKTRNNELTWQDNVSMRFKILGNFMGTNTTKGFLLGISAAFILASIGPNIKRALKPVAVGAVSGAMTLSEKMKNLADAAKQNIDGIAKDAVKYKDEQLSKMRSDSDEIAKSIIEELQNQRDAALKEAQDLKARMDALEKEISELSKNKE, from the coding sequence ATGGAAAATAAGGAAAGCTTAATGAAAGTTTTATCAGATGGCATAAGCAGTGAATCGCTGGCGATTGAACAGTACATGGCTGATTTAGACAAGATTCGCAATCCTTACGTGAGAAATATCTTTAAGAAAATCTTGTCTGATGAGAAATCACATCAAAACAGCTTTAAGAGAGCTTATGATTTTTTTGGTAAGACTCGCAACAATGAGCTTACATGGCAAGACAATGTATCGATGAGATTTAAAATATTAGGCAATTTTATGGGTACAAATACTACAAAAGGTTTTTTATTGGGGATAAGTGCTGCTTTTATACTTGCATCTATAGGTCCAAATATAAAAAGGGCTTTGAAGCCAGTAGCTGTTGGTGCTGTCTCTGGTGCAATGACATTGTCTGAAAAGATGAAGAATTTAGCAGATGCAGCGAAACAGAACATCGATGGCATAGCAAAAGATGCTGTAAAATACAAAGACGAGCAGTTGTCAAAAATGAGAAGTGATAGCGATGAGATTGCAAAAAGCATCATAGAAGAGCTGCAGAATCAAAGGGATGCAGCCTTAAAAGAAGCACAAGATTTAAAAGCCAGGATGGATGCATTAGAAAAAGAAATAAGTGAACTTAGTAAAAATAAAGAGTGA
- a CDS encoding DUF624 domain-containing protein — protein MFGNFFNRMYYGDPHRPDLKADDIPKKGMSLFLDILKNNFWQLISLNLLLIVSCIPIVTIGPALAGFNNVLRNHALNRNVWLWNDFKDGFVKNFKQSFIITLINALAAFILINNYKIYSSYSTGFIKIAGSYITIFIGFILVLMNVYIYPLMVTYDLKIKHIYKNALIFSIIKLPQTIGIVLLSLLLFGLCILFAFIPLIVIGFSLVGLAINVYDRGVFEKYIDSRVNQENKKMEDEPEDQ, from the coding sequence ATGTTTGGAAATTTTTTTAATAGAATGTACTATGGCGATCCACATAGACCTGATTTAAAGGCTGATGATATTCCTAAGAAGGGTATGTCTTTGTTTCTTGATATTTTAAAAAACAACTTCTGGCAACTTATAAGCCTTAATCTTTTATTGATTGTGTCGTGCATACCTATCGTGACGATAGGACCTGCTTTGGCTGGATTCAATAATGTGCTTAGGAATCATGCACTTAATAGAAATGTATGGCTTTGGAATGATTTCAAAGACGGGTTTGTTAAGAATTTCAAGCAAAGCTTTATAATTACGTTGATAAACGCTTTAGCAGCTTTTATATTAATCAATAATTACAAAATTTATTCTTCATACAGTACAGGCTTTATAAAAATTGCGGGCAGCTATATTACCATATTTATTGGCTTTATACTTGTTCTCATGAATGTGTATATTTATCCTTTGATGGTTACGTATGATTTAAAGATAAAGCATATATATAAAAATGCTTTGATATTTTCAATCATAAAGTTGCCTCAGACGATAGGCATAGTGCTATTAAGCTTATTATTGTTTGGACTTTGCATTTTATTTGCGTTCATTCCGCTTATTGTCATCGGATTTAGCTTAGTTGGGCTTGCCATAAACGTATATGATAGAGGTGTGTTTGAGAAGTACATTGACAGCAGAGTCAACCAAGAAAACAAAAAAATGGAAGATGAACCTGAAGATCAGTAG
- a CDS encoding ROK family transcriptional regulator translates to MADLIPVSYKLLKGMNESLILNVIRHNKYVSRSEIAKITNLTPPTVTNIINKLLEDGLVKEDKLGESSGGRPPVILKINNEAFDIIVIIIGTDIMEEYLLDAELTIKESKVDNIKKEDSESIFKLLFDRIRHLKDISKKEIAGIGIVVRGPVKSSEGISVFSPNIGWRNVPIKDMIEKEFGIPTFVENDVRAMALGEFYNGIAKNVGNVVFLKVGHGIGSTIILDGKIYRGINDMAGEIGHTTIDVAGPKCSCGNYGCFEALASEKALVNNVVKRIKEGSYSLVSEYVNGDLENITTRFVYKAAEEGDEVALSELNKIAIYLGIGIANIVNVFSPELVLISGGIVRGRKFIEDVVLETIKKRSFEANYSSCSIAFSNPDYNTALMGISNIILDSIL, encoded by the coding sequence CAAATACGTATCAAGGTCTGAAATAGCAAAGATAACGAATTTGACGCCACCTACAGTTACGAATATCATAAACAAGCTTTTAGAGGACGGACTTGTGAAAGAAGACAAATTAGGAGAATCCAGCGGTGGAAGGCCGCCTGTCATATTGAAGATAAACAATGAAGCTTTTGATATAATCGTTATAATAATCGGGACAGATATAATGGAAGAGTACCTGTTGGATGCTGAACTTACCATAAAAGAATCAAAAGTTGACAACATAAAAAAGGAAGATTCGGAAAGCATATTCAAGCTTTTATTCGATAGAATAAGGCATTTAAAAGATATTTCAAAGAAAGAGATAGCTGGGATCGGCATAGTAGTTAGAGGTCCTGTAAAGTCAAGCGAAGGTATATCCGTATTTTCTCCTAATATAGGGTGGAGAAATGTGCCTATAAAGGACATGATAGAAAAAGAATTTGGGATTCCTACGTTTGTTGAAAATGACGTCAGAGCCATGGCTTTAGGGGAATTCTACAACGGAATTGCTAAAAATGTCGGCAATGTTGTGTTTTTAAAAGTAGGACATGGAATAGGTTCAACAATAATATTGGATGGCAAAATATACAGAGGAATTAACGACATGGCTGGTGAGATAGGACATACTACAATCGACGTTGCCGGTCCTAAATGCAGTTGCGGCAATTACGGATGTTTTGAAGCTTTGGCATCTGAGAAAGCATTGGTAAACAATGTGGTAAAAAGAATAAAAGAGGGATCTTATTCTCTTGTGTCTGAATACGTCAACGGAGACTTGGAAAATATAACAACCAGATTTGTGTACAAAGCCGCGGAAGAAGGGGATGAAGTTGCTTTATCTGAGTTAAACAAAATCGCTATTTACTTAGGCATAGGCATTGCGAATATAGTCAATGTCTTTAGCCCAGAGTTGGTGCTCATATCAGGTGGAATAGTGAGAGGTCGAAAGTTTATAGAAGACGTTGTATTGGAGACTATTAAAAAGAGATCTTTTGAAGCAAATTATTCATCCTGCAGCATTGCCTTTTCAAATCCAGATTATAATACAGCCTTGATGGGTATATCAAATATAATATTAGATAGTATTTTGTAA